One Klebsiella sp. RIT-PI-d genomic window carries:
- a CDS encoding AI-2E family transporter — protein MITPVPDKTDKAGLHILLKMAALVIILAGIHAAADIIVQLLLALFFAIVLNPLVTWFIRRGVKRPMAITIVVIVMMIVLTALFAVLATSLNDFIALLPKYSNELTAKVIYLQRQVPLLNLHLSPELMLRRMDSEKVMTFATTLMTQLSGAMASVVLLVMTVVFMLFEVRHVPYKLRFALSNPQIHIAGLHRALKGVSHYLALKTLISLWTGAIIWLGLLLMGVQFALMWGVLAFLLNYIPNIGSVLSAVPPMFQALLFNGMYEFVMVGALFLVVHMVLGNMVEPRMMGHRLGMSTMVVFLSLLIWGWLLGPVGMLLSVPLTSVCKIWMETTKGGNKLAILLGPGRPKSRLPG, from the coding sequence ATGATTACCCCTGTTCCCGATAAAACCGATAAAGCGGGCCTGCATATTCTGTTAAAGATGGCCGCGCTGGTCATTATTCTGGCGGGTATTCATGCCGCAGCAGATATCATTGTTCAGCTTCTGCTGGCGCTCTTTTTTGCCATTGTATTGAATCCGCTGGTCACCTGGTTTATTCGCCGGGGTGTGAAGCGGCCAATGGCGATCACTATCGTGGTCATCGTGATGATGATTGTGTTGACTGCGCTGTTTGCGGTGCTGGCAACATCGCTCAATGATTTCATTGCCCTGCTGCCGAAATACAGTAATGAACTTACTGCCAAAGTCATCTATTTGCAGCGTCAGGTGCCTCTGCTCAACCTGCATCTTTCGCCTGAATTAATGCTCAGACGTATGGATTCAGAGAAAGTCATGACGTTTGCCACTACTCTGATGACTCAGCTTTCGGGAGCAATGGCGAGCGTGGTCCTGTTGGTCATGACCGTCGTTTTCATGCTGTTTGAGGTCCGCCACGTTCCTTATAAACTGCGTTTTGCCCTGTCCAATCCGCAAATTCATATTGCCGGGCTACACCGGGCGCTTAAAGGCGTTTCCCATTATCTGGCGCTAAAAACGCTGATCAGCTTATGGACTGGCGCCATTATCTGGCTGGGTCTGCTACTGATGGGCGTTCAGTTCGCGTTGATGTGGGGCGTGCTGGCTTTCCTGCTGAACTATATTCCCAATATCGGATCGGTACTTTCTGCCGTGCCGCCCATGTTTCAGGCACTGCTGTTTAACGGCATGTACGAATTCGTGATGGTTGGCGCGCTGTTCCTGGTGGTGCATATGGTGCTCGGTAATATGGTTGAACCGCGAATGATGGGGCATCGTCTGGGCATGTCAACGATGGTGGTATTTCTTTCATTGTTGATTTGGGGATGGCTGCTCGGCCCGGTGGGGATGCTGCTTTCGGTACCGTTGACCAGCGTGTGTAAGATCTGGATGGAAACGACCAAAGGTGGCAACAAGCTGGCCATTTTGTTGGGGCCAGGCCGACCGAAAAGCCGTTTGCCCGGTTAG
- the zntA gene encoding Zn(II)/Cd(II)/Pb(II) translocating P-type ATPase ZntA yields MSTSDPESKKAPQFSTLRFTPAKSESAPCCAGTSCSDETPRQTALPDARYRWKVEGMDCAACARKVENAVRQVAGVTQVQVLFATEKLLVNAPDNVSQQIEQAVQQAGYTLRSENAPPPDVSRLRENLPLIVLIVMMGISWGLEHLSHPAGQTAFVITTLVGLYPVLRQALRLIRSGSWFAIETLMSVAALGALFIGATAEAAMVLLLFLIGERLEGWAASRARQGVSALMALKPETAVRVLNGQRETVAQRDLRPGDVIEVAAGGRLPADGKLLSAFASFDESALTGESIPVERATGESVPAGATSVDRLVTLEVISEPGASAIDRILTLIEEAEERRAPIERFIDRFSRIYTPAIMALALLVAVVPPLLFAASWDEWIYKGLTLLLIGCPCALVISTPAAITSGLAAAAKRGALIKGGAALEQLGRIQRIAFDKTGTLTVGKPQVTGIFPLSGDENTLLALAAAVEQGSTHPLAQAIVQEAHTRELTLPLATEQRALAGHGIEAVVAGKPVLICAADKFSGEMFKTQIHALEQEGQTVVMVVQDGTASGTIALRDTLRNDAREAVTALHQLGIQGIILTGDNPRAAAVIAGELGLEFKAGLMPADKVQAVSELNRQMPLAMVGDGINDAPAMKASTIGIAMGSGTDVALEAADAALTHNRLTGLAQMIALARATHANIRQNIAIALGLKGIFLVTTLLGVTGLWLAVLADTGATVLVTANALRLLRKGR; encoded by the coding sequence ATGTCGACATCCGATCCTGAGAGCAAAAAAGCCCCTCAGTTTTCCACCCTCAGGTTTACGCCCGCTAAATCTGAGTCTGCCCCCTGCTGCGCCGGGACATCATGTTCAGATGAAACGCCCCGCCAGACTGCGCTGCCGGATGCGCGTTATCGCTGGAAAGTTGAAGGCATGGACTGTGCCGCCTGCGCGCGTAAAGTTGAAAATGCGGTCCGCCAGGTCGCCGGGGTAACCCAGGTTCAGGTATTGTTTGCCACCGAAAAACTGCTGGTGAACGCCCCGGATAATGTGAGCCAGCAAATTGAGCAGGCGGTACAACAAGCGGGCTATACCCTGCGCAGTGAAAACGCACCGCCGCCTGACGTCTCACGCCTGCGGGAAAATCTGCCGCTAATTGTTCTGATTGTGATGATGGGCATAAGCTGGGGCCTTGAACACCTGAGCCACCCGGCGGGTCAGACCGCGTTTGTCATTACCACGCTGGTAGGGCTTTATCCTGTACTGCGTCAGGCGCTACGGCTCATCCGCAGCGGAAGCTGGTTTGCCATTGAAACGCTCATGAGCGTCGCCGCCCTCGGCGCATTGTTTATCGGCGCAACCGCAGAGGCAGCGATGGTGCTGCTGCTGTTTTTAATCGGCGAACGCCTCGAAGGTTGGGCAGCCAGCCGTGCGCGGCAGGGCGTTAGCGCATTAATGGCGTTAAAACCCGAAACGGCCGTGCGCGTACTCAATGGACAGCGTGAGACGGTTGCCCAGCGCGATTTGCGTCCGGGGGATGTTATTGAAGTCGCCGCCGGTGGACGTCTGCCTGCCGACGGTAAGCTGCTTTCCGCATTTGCCAGCTTCGACGAAAGCGCCCTGACCGGGGAATCGATCCCGGTAGAACGCGCAACGGGAGAGAGTGTTCCGGCAGGGGCCACCAGCGTCGATCGGCTTGTCACGCTGGAGGTGATTTCCGAGCCTGGCGCGAGTGCTATCGATCGTATTTTGACGCTGATTGAAGAAGCTGAAGAGCGCCGCGCGCCCATTGAACGCTTTATCGACCGCTTCAGCCGCATTTACACTCCAGCCATTATGGCGCTGGCGCTGCTGGTCGCCGTGGTGCCTCCCCTGCTTTTTGCCGCGAGCTGGGACGAGTGGATTTATAAGGGGCTGACTCTGCTGCTGATTGGCTGTCCGTGTGCGCTGGTGATCTCAACCCCGGCGGCCATTACTTCTGGCCTCGCCGCCGCCGCAAAACGGGGCGCGCTGATCAAAGGTGGCGCAGCACTGGAGCAGCTCGGGCGCATTCAGCGCATCGCTTTCGATAAAACCGGAACGTTGACCGTAGGGAAACCGCAGGTCACCGGGATTTTCCCTCTGTCAGGTGATGAAAATACGCTGCTGGCGCTGGCGGCGGCCGTTGAGCAGGGTTCAACCCATCCACTGGCGCAGGCGATTGTGCAGGAAGCACATACCCGTGAACTGACGCTGCCCCTGGCAACCGAACAGCGCGCGCTGGCAGGCCATGGAATTGAGGCCGTCGTCGCCGGAAAACCGGTTCTGATCTGCGCCGCAGATAAATTCTCCGGCGAGATGTTTAAGACGCAAATTCATGCCCTGGAGCAGGAGGGACAAACCGTGGTGATGGTGGTGCAGGATGGCACTGCATCTGGCACGATAGCGCTGCGCGATACTCTGCGAAACGATGCGCGGGAAGCCGTTACCGCACTGCATCAGCTTGGCATCCAGGGCATCATTTTGACCGGCGATAACCCCCGCGCCGCCGCTGTTATTGCCGGTGAACTGGGACTGGAATTTAAGGCCGGCCTGATGCCAGCGGATAAAGTTCAGGCGGTCAGTGAACTCAATCGTCAGATGCCGCTGGCGATGGTCGGCGACGGGATTAACGACGCCCCGGCAATGAAGGCTTCAACTATCGGCATCGCGATGGGCAGCGGAACGGATGTGGCACTGGAAGCGGCGGATGCGGCGTTAACCCATAATCGTCTGACCGGCCTTGCACAGATGATCGCTCTTGCCCGGGCGACGCACGCGAATATCCGGCAGAATATTGCCATCGCACTGGGATTGAAAGGCATTTTCCTGGTCACCACGCTGCTCGGTGTTACCGGACTCTGGCTGGCGGTGCTGGCGGATACCGGTGCTACAGTACTGGTCACCGCGAACGCCCTGCGATTACTGCGCAAAGGTCGTTAA
- a CDS encoding MFS transporter has protein sequence MPEPVAGPEPGGLRLNLRILSVAMFNFASYLTIGLPLAVLPGYVHDVMGFSAFWAGLVISLQYFATLLSRPHAGRYADLLGPKKIVVFGLCGCFLSGVGYLLAASGSHWPVFSLVLLCLGRIVLGFGQSFAGTGSTLWGVGVVGSRHIGRVISWNGIVTYGAMALGAPLGMLCYQWAGLQGVALVIMAVALGALLGTLPRAAVTASRGKAMSFRAVMGRVWPYGMALALASSGFGAIATFITLFYDAKGWDGAAFALTLFSCAFVGARLLFPNAINRLGGLNVAMICFVIEIIGLLMVGMAATPLLAKIGTLLTGAGFSLVFPALGVVAVKAVPQQNQGSALATYTVFMDMSLGITGPLAGLLMTWAGVPMIYLAAAGLVTLALLLGWRLKKRPPVLPPEAVG, from the coding sequence ATGCCTGAACCCGTCGCCGGGCCGGAGCCAGGTGGCCTGCGCCTGAACCTGCGGATACTTTCTGTCGCCATGTTTAACTTCGCCAGTTACCTGACGATTGGTCTGCCGCTGGCCGTTCTTCCTGGCTATGTTCATGATGTAATGGGCTTTAGTGCCTTCTGGGCCGGGCTTGTCATTAGTCTGCAATATTTTGCCACGCTGCTCAGTCGCCCACATGCCGGTCGCTATGCCGATCTGCTTGGGCCGAAGAAAATTGTTGTCTTCGGCCTGTGCGGCTGCTTTCTGAGCGGCGTCGGTTATCTGCTGGCTGCATCGGGCAGTCACTGGCCGGTATTCAGTCTGGTGCTGCTGTGCCTGGGGCGCATCGTACTCGGATTCGGCCAGAGTTTTGCCGGAACAGGTTCGACGCTGTGGGGCGTGGGCGTGGTAGGGTCACGACATATTGGCCGGGTTATCTCGTGGAACGGAATTGTCACCTACGGAGCGATGGCGCTGGGCGCACCGCTCGGCATGTTATGTTATCAGTGGGCCGGACTTCAGGGGGTGGCGCTGGTTATTATGGCCGTCGCACTGGGGGCGCTGCTTGGCACACTGCCGCGTGCAGCGGTCACCGCCAGTCGTGGAAAAGCCATGTCATTTCGCGCCGTAATGGGCCGGGTATGGCCTTACGGAATGGCGCTAGCGCTGGCATCTTCCGGTTTTGGCGCAATCGCCACATTCATTACCCTGTTTTATGATGCCAAAGGCTGGGATGGCGCCGCATTTGCGTTAACCCTGTTTAGCTGCGCCTTTGTCGGCGCGCGCCTGTTGTTCCCGAATGCGATTAACCGCCTGGGCGGACTAAACGTCGCGATGATCTGCTTCGTCATTGAGATTATTGGCCTGCTGATGGTGGGGATGGCGGCAACGCCGCTGCTGGCAAAAATCGGCACGCTGCTAACCGGTGCGGGTTTCTCGCTGGTTTTCCCGGCGTTGGGTGTGGTGGCGGTTAAGGCGGTTCCGCAGCAGAATCAGGGTTCGGCGCTGGCAACCTATACGGTATTTATGGATATGTCGCTTGGGATCACCGGGCCACTGGCGGGGCTGTTAATGACCTGGGCCGGCGTGCCGATGATTTATCTGGCGGCGGCTGGACTGGTTACGCTTGCACTACTGCTGGGATGGCGGCTAAAAAAACGGCCTCCCGTGTTACCACCGGAAGCCGTCGGATAA
- a CDS encoding DUF1145 family protein has protein sequence MLINLGRLLMLCVWAFLLLNIVHPFKYPANIFINVALVFMILMHGLQLALLKATQPKEGPPLTAAQKARIFVFGVFELVAWQKKLKHRQK, from the coding sequence ATGCTGATTAACCTCGGTCGTTTGCTTATGCTCTGCGTCTGGGCATTTTTACTGCTGAATATTGTTCATCCGTTCAAATATCCGGCCAATATTTTTATTAACGTCGCGCTGGTATTTATGATCCTGATGCACGGCCTGCAACTGGCGCTACTGAAGGCAACGCAGCCGAAAGAGGGTCCGCCGTTAACCGCAGCGCAAAAGGCCCGCATTTTCGTGTTTGGCGTTTTTGAACTGGTCGCCTGGCAGAAGAAACTTAAGCATCGGCAAAAATGA
- a CDS encoding DcrB family lipoprotein: MRNLVKYAGIGLLVVGLAACDNNESPSSSAQAASTENNVTAQPISLLDGKVTFSLPADMSDQSGKLGTQANNMHVYSDPTGQKAVIVIVGDSTEEGLDVLAKRLEDQQRNRDPQLQVVSNKPLKVKGHDMQQLDSIISAKGQTAWSSVVLSKVDNKLLTLQVTLPADNQQQAQTTAENIINTVVIK, encoded by the coding sequence ATGCGCAATCTGGTTAAGTATGCTGGTATTGGCCTGCTGGTGGTGGGGCTTGCGGCATGTGATAACAACGAATCGCCGTCCTCATCTGCTCAGGCAGCCTCGACGGAAAATAACGTCACCGCACAACCTATAAGCCTGCTGGATGGGAAAGTGACGTTCTCGCTGCCGGCTGATATGTCCGATCAGAGCGGTAAACTGGGTACGCAGGCCAACAACATGCACGTTTATTCCGACCCAACCGGTCAGAAAGCGGTGATCGTTATTGTGGGTGACAGCACTGAAGAAGGGCTGGATGTGCTGGCAAAACGTCTTGAGGATCAGCAGCGCAACCGTGACCCGCAGCTTCAGGTGGTCTCCAACAAGCCGCTGAAAGTCAAAGGGCATGATATGCAGCAGCTCGACAGCATTATCTCTGCAAAAGGCCAGACCGCGTGGTCTTCCGTCGTACTGAGCAAGGTGGATAATAAACTGCTGACCCTGCAGGTTACTCTGCCGGCAGATAATCAGCAGCAAGCCCAGACCACGGCTGAAAACATTATCAATACCGTGGTGATTAAATAA
- a CDS encoding 7-cyano-7-deazaguanine/7-aminomethyl-7-deazaguanine transporter, with protein sequence MMHFTSTQRMKALVWLSLFHLLVIISSNYLVQLPVAIFGFHTTWGAFSFPFIFLATDLTVRIFGAPLARRIIFAVLAPALLASYVISSLFYMGEWQGFGALAHFNLFVARIAAASFMAYALGQILDVHVFNRLRQNHRWWMAPAASTLFGNISDTLAFFFIAFWRSSDPFMASHWVEIALVDYSFKIIISLLFFLPMYGIVLNVLLKRLTDKSDFSALQAR encoded by the coding sequence ATGATGCATTTCACCTCTACTCAGCGTATGAAAGCGCTGGTATGGCTATCGCTATTTCACCTGCTGGTGATTATCTCCAGTAACTATCTGGTCCAGTTACCGGTCGCTATTTTTGGCTTCCACACCACCTGGGGCGCGTTTAGCTTTCCGTTTATTTTTCTCGCCACCGATCTCACGGTACGCATTTTCGGCGCACCGCTGGCAAGGCGCATTATTTTTGCCGTTCTGGCTCCGGCGCTGCTGGCGTCGTATGTCATCTCTTCCCTGTTTTACATGGGCGAGTGGCAAGGATTTGGCGCGCTGGCACACTTTAACCTGTTCGTCGCCCGTATCGCAGCAGCCAGTTTTATGGCCTACGCGCTGGGACAGATTCTTGATGTGCACGTCTTTAATCGTCTGCGGCAGAATCATCGCTGGTGGATGGCTCCGGCGGCCTCAACATTATTTGGCAATATCAGCGACACGTTAGCCTTTTTCTTTATCGCTTTCTGGCGCAGTTCCGACCCCTTTATGGCATCGCACTGGGTTGAAATCGCGCTGGTGGATTACAGCTTTAAGATTATTATTAGTCTGCTTTTCTTCCTGCCCATGTACGGTATCGTGCTCAATGTGCTGTTAAAAAGGCTGACGGATAAATCTGATTTCTCGGCATTGCAGGCCCGTTAA
- the tusA gene encoding sulfurtransferase TusA, with amino-acid sequence MTDSFSTADHTLDAQGLRCPEPVMMVRKTVRNMQVGETLAIVADDPATTRDIPGFCTFMEHELIAQETDALPYRYLLRKGH; translated from the coding sequence ATGACTGATTCGTTTTCGACTGCAGACCATACTCTTGATGCGCAGGGCCTTCGCTGCCCTGAGCCGGTAATGATGGTGCGTAAAACCGTGCGTAATATGCAGGTGGGTGAGACGCTGGCGATTGTTGCTGACGATCCGGCCACCACCCGCGATATTCCCGGTTTTTGTACTTTTATGGAACATGAGCTGATCGCGCAGGAGACGGACGCGCTGCCGTACCGCTATTTGCTGCGCAAAGGCCACTGA
- a CDS encoding lysoplasmalogenase — MLWSFIAVCFSAWLYVDASYRGPTWQRWVFKPVTLLLLLLLAWQAPMFNAISYLVLAGLCATLIGDALTLLSRQRLLYAIGAFFLSHLLYTIYFASQMTLSFFWPLPLILLVVGALLMATIWTRLEELRLPICTFIAMTLVMVWLAGELWFFRPTDTALSAFVGAVLLLLSNIVWLGSHYRRRFRADSAIAAACYFAGHFLIVRSLYL, encoded by the coding sequence ATGCTCTGGTCATTTATCGCGGTCTGTTTTTCAGCCTGGCTGTATGTCGATGCGTCTTATCGTGGACCCACCTGGCAACGCTGGGTATTTAAGCCGGTGACGCTTCTGTTGCTGCTGTTGCTTGCCTGGCAGGCACCGATGTTTAATGCCATCAGTTATCTGGTGCTGGCAGGACTGTGCGCAACGCTGATAGGCGATGCGTTAACCCTGCTGTCGCGTCAGCGGCTACTTTACGCTATCGGCGCATTCTTTCTCTCGCACCTGCTGTATACCATCTATTTTGCCAGCCAAATGACGCTCTCGTTCTTTTGGCCGCTACCGCTGATCCTGCTGGTCGTTGGCGCATTACTGATGGCGACGATCTGGACGCGGCTTGAAGAGTTGCGCCTGCCGATTTGCACGTTCATAGCCATGACCCTGGTTATGGTGTGGCTGGCCGGCGAGCTGTGGTTCTTCCGTCCGACGGATACCGCGCTTTCCGCTTTTGTCGGTGCGGTTTTACTACTGCTGAGTAATATTGTCTGGCTGGGGAGTCATTATCGCCGCCGCTTCCGCGCCGACAGCGCCATCGCCGCGGCCTGCTACTTTGCTGGCCATTTTCTGATCGTGCGTTCACTTTATCTCTGA